The genomic stretch GCCAAAACATTTTCTGTGCTCTCCAATCCTGAGTTTCTGGCGGAAGGAACAGCCATCTCCGACCTGGAAAATCCCGACCGTGTGTTGATTGGTGGTGATGATCCGAACTCCATCGATATCCTGGCAGAGATTTACTCCCATTGGGTCAGCCCTGAGCGGATTCTGCGCACCAATCTCTGGAGCAGTGAACTCTCCAAGCTCACGGCCAATGCCTTTCTGGCCCAGAGGATTTCCTCGATCAATGCCATTGGTGCCCTCTGTGAGGCCACCGGCGCCGATGTCAAGGAGGTGGCCCGGGCCATAGGTGCTGATTCTCGCCTGGGCCCGAAATTTCTCTCTGCCGGTCCGGGTTTTGGTGGCAGTTGCTTTCGCAAGGACATCCTCAATCTGGTGTATCTCTGCCGTCACTACGGCTTGGAGCAGGCGGCCCAGTACTGGGAGCAGGTGGTGGATCTCAACAGCTGGCAGCAGCAGCGCATTGCCCGGCTGGTGGTGAGTCGCCTGTTCGGCACCATTAGCGGCAAGCGCCTGGCGGTGCTGGGGTTCGCCTTCAAGGCCGACACCAATGACACCCGCGAATCACCAGCGATCAGCATCTGCCGCGATCTGCTCGAAGAGGGTGCGCACCTGGCGATTCATGACCCGAAGGTAGGACCCGACCAGATCGCCAGGGACCTTGGCCATGGGCCCTCAGCTCCCGGCCTAGGCTTGGCTGACGAGGGCAGCTGGCAGCCTGCGTCCGGGGTGCTGGACGCCGTGGAGGGTGCCGACGCGGTGATCGTGCTCACGGAATGGCGCCACTTTGCTGAACTCGACTGGCCTGCAATCTCTGAACGCATGCGCCGACCTGCCTGGCTGTTCGATGTGCGCGGGGTGACCGATTCTGAGGCTGCCCAGGCGGCTGGTCTTAGGGTCTGGCTTGTGGGAGAAGGCTGAATCCATGACTCCATCCCCTCTTCGTCATCTCGTCACTGGCGGTGCCGGCTTCGTGGGCTCCACCCTCGTCGACCGGCTGATGGAGGCGGGCGAGGAGGTGATCTGCCTTGACAACTACTACACCGGAAGCAAAGCCAATGTGGCCCGCTGGATCGGCCATCCCCATTTTGAGCTGATTCGCCACGACGTCACCGAGCCGATCCGTCTGGAGGTCGATCGGATCTGGCATCTGGCCTGTCCGGCTTCACCGAGGCACTACCAGTCGAATCCGATCAAGACAGCGAAAACGAGCTTTCTCGGGACTTACAACATGCTGGGCATGGCCAGGCGGGTGGGCGCACGGCTGCTGTTGGCCAGCACCAGTGAAGTGTATGGTGATCCAGAGGTTCATCCCCAGCCTGAGAGTTATCGAGGGAGTGTCAATCCCATCGGGATTCGCTCTTGCTACGATGAGGGCAAGCGCATTGCCGAAGCCCTCTGCTTCGATTACATGCGCATGCATGGCACGGAGATCCGTGTGGCCAGGATCTTCAACACCTACGGTCCGCGCATGTTCCCCGATGATGGGCGTGTGGTGAGTAACTTCATCGTTCAGGCTCTGCGCGGACAGCCTTTGACCCTCTACGGCGATGGCAGTCAGACTCGTAGTTTCTGCTATGTGGATGATCTGGTGGAGGGTCTCATCCGGCTGATGAACGGCAACCACACCGGCCCGATCAATATCGGCAACCCCGGTGAATTCACGATCCGGCAACTGGCGGAGCTGGTGCTGCAACGCATCAATCCTGAGTTGCCGCTCACTTACCTGCCGCTGCCGCAGGATGACCCCCTTCAGCGCCAACCCGTGATTGATCTTGCCCGCGCTGAACTGGGCTGGGAACCGCAGGTGTCCCTTGAGGATGGCCTCGGCCCCACGATTGCCCATTTCCGCTCCGTGCTGGGCCTTGAGAAGCCATGACGGTGCTGGTCACCGGAGCGGCAGGCTTCGTCGGAGCTGCGGTCACCGAGGTGCTGTTGCGGCGTGGCGACAGCGTGGTTGGTCTCGACAATCTCAACGACTACTACGATCCGGCCCTGAAGCGAGCCCGGCTGAGCCGTTTGCAGCGCCTGCCGGTCTCAGATCAGGGGAGTGGTTTCCGCTTCCGTGAACTGACCCTTGAGGACGGATCCGCTCTGGCGGAGCTCTTCGCGACCGAGCGCCCCCGCGCGGTGATCCACCTCGCCGCCCAGGCGGGGGTTCGCTATTCGATCGAGAACCCTTCGGCTTACATCCAGAGCAACCTGGTGGGTTTCGGGAACATCCTCGAGGGCTGCCGCCACCACGGAGTTGAGCACCTGGTGTATGCCTCCAGCAGCTCGGTGTATGGCGGCAACCGGCGGATGCCTTTTTCTGAGCAGCATCCGGTGAACCATCCGGTGAGCTTGTACGCGGCCACCAAGAAGGCCAATGAACTGATGGCCCACACCTACAGCCACCTCTACGGGCTGCCGGCCACGGGTCTGCGCTTCTTCACCGTCTATGGCCCCTGGGGTCGTCCGGATATGGCGCCGATGCTCTTTGCCAAGGCGATCCTCGCGGGAGAACCGATCCGGGTGTTCAACCATGGCCGCATGCTGCGTGACTTCACCTACATCGATGACATCGTCGAGGGGGTGATCCGCTGCCTCGACAAGCCCGCCACCCCGGATCCTTCCTTCGATCCGCTGGATCCCAACCCCGCCACGGCGGCGGCTCCGCACCGGTTGTTCAACATCGGCAACAGCCAGCCCACTCCCCTGCTGCGTTTCATCGAAGTGCTCGAAGACGCTCTCGGTGTGAAAGCCATCCCTCAGTTCGAGCCGATGCAACCCGGCGATGTGGCTGCCACCGCCGCGGACACGTCAGCCCTGGAGGCCTGGGTGGGCTTCGCGCCCCACACCCCGCTGGAGGTGGGGATCGGCCATTTCGCCCGCTGGTATCGCGAGTATCACGGGGTCTGAGTTCATCGCCATCAAAAAAAGGGGCCCGATCGGGGCCCCTGATCGTTGGTGTTGAGGCTCAGGCTCAGGCTGAACCGACGCCGACGTAGGAGCCGTAAAAGAACAGGCCCACCACGAAGATGACGGCAATGCCGCCGGCCGTGGCCACGAGCCAGAGGGGCAGAACCCCTTCGGTCCAGCGGCTCTTCCAGGCCACGGCCGGACGGCCATCGGGAAGGCGGTCGGGAAGTCGACCGTCAGGTAAACCAGATTTCTTGCCGCTCATGGCTGTGTCTCCCGATCAGTTGAAGAAATAGCTGGTGAACAGCACACCGATGACGAACACGAACAGCAGCCCCAGGTAGAGGCTGGTGCGGTTCAGTTCGACGGGCAGGTTGTTCGGGTTGGGATTGCGCTGCATGGCGGTGTTCAGCGGCGGACGAACTGCATGGCCGCCAGGGCACCCAGGAAAAAGACCGTGGGGATCCCCAGCGCATGCAACGACAACCAGCGGACCGTGAAGATCGGATAGTTGCGGGGCGTGGTGCTCGGTGACTGGGTCATGGCTTATTGCAAGCGCAGGTCGAGCTGGCTCTTGCCTTCGTAGCGCTTGCTCACCACGGGTGCCTTGGCTTCTTGGGCCTGGAAGTAGGCGTCGGGGCGAGGCGTGCCGAAGGCGTCGTAAGCCAGACCGGTGGAGACGAACAGGAAGCCCGCCAGAAAGATCGCCGGCAGTGTGACGGCGTGGATCACCCAGTAACGGATGCTCGTAATAATCTCGAAGAACGGACGTTCTCCGGTGGAGCCGGCAGCCATAGCAGCGGGCAAATCAGCTGGTTGATCTTAGGGCTTGGCGGTCGGGCGGAACGTGCGCTCCAGCGGGTTGGTTACACAGGGATGCAAGTGGGACCGTCAGGGCCTCAGCCCACCCAGCGCAGCAGGCTGCCCCGCTCGCCCAGCAGGAAGCCCTTGTCATCGCCCTCGAAGACGATCCGGGTGAAGTTGGTGGGCTGGGAGCCCCCCAGGGGATCCCGTTGCCAGCTGGAGCCGCCGTCCTGACTCACCAGCAGGGTGCCGCTGCCGCCGCCGGCCCAGATGGCGCCCTTGGGATCCCAGGCCATGTCGAGGTAGCCATAGCCGTTGGTGATCGGGATCACCGGCTTGCTCCAGGCCTCCACATCGGCAGCATCGGGGTTGAAGCGCAGCTGGGCGCCGCGGGTGACCATCCAGAGCTTGCCATCGGGCTGGAAGCCCATGCTCTGCAGCCGTTGGCTGCTGATGCGCTGGTGGGGTTCCCAGGTGGCCTGGCCAGGCTCCCAGGTCGCGAAGAAGTTGCCCAGGCTCGAGACGCTCACATAGCGGCCGTCGGGCGAACGCCGCAGGTCGCGCACGGCACCGGCGGCATCGCTCACCTCGGCCTGCCAGCTGCCGCCGCCGTCACTGGTGCGGTAAATGGCGCCAACGGTGGTGGCCAGCTCGGCCTTGCCGGGAGACAGGGCCGTGATCAGGTAAGGGTCGCCGGGCAGCTTGGTGTCGAGCAGCAGGCGCTCCCAGTTCTGACCCCCATCGGTGCTGTGCAGCAGCAGGCCGGGCTGGCCGGCGATCCAGCCCTCCTTGCCGGTGAAGTCGATGCTGAGCAGGCGGAAATTCTCGTCTTCAGGCAGGGCGAGGGAGCGCGGCTCCCAGCTGGCGCCGCCGTCTTCGGTTTCGAGGATCAGGCGGTTGCTGCCCACCAGGAAGCCGTGCCTGTCATCGGTGAACGCCAGGTCGAGGGGATTCGAGCGGGTGTCGAGGGCGACGGGCTGCCAGGGGCTGCTGGCGGCCACGGGCAGACCGGTGGTGACGCAGCCGCCGAGGCCGAAGGCCAGGCCCGCGGCCAGCACCAGGCCGAGAAGGGAAGAGAACAGGCGTTTCACGGGACTCAGCGGAGGGAATACAGAGAGAGGAAGAAGGCGAAGGCCAGGGCGAAGCCCCCGAAGATCAGCACGTTCTTCTGGCCGGGGGTGAGCTTGTTCACGCCGAGGCCGAAGTTGAGGTTCTCCTCGAAGCCACTGGGCTTGCTGCGCGGACCGATGTCGCGGAAGGCACCGACGCGGCTGCGGCAGACCGGGCAGCGAAAGCTGACCGGATCGAGCTCCGTGAAGGGAAGGCCCGGCGCGATGGCCAGCTTGCGGATGCCCTCCTCGGGGTCATAAACGAAGCCGCAGCTGCGGCACTCGTAGCGGTGGGTGTCGGGATCGCTCTCCACCACAGCCGCGGGCTCGCCTGGAGCCTCGCCGCTGGCCTGGTCCGGAGCTCGTTCCTCGTCGCCGTCGTGCCCGTTGACCATGGCGCTGGCCCCACTGCCGTCAGATCGGACTCTATCCAGGCGTTCCCTGCCGACGGATGCCAGACTGCGCCCCAGGTTGGGCCCTTTCATGTTCGTGCTTCCCGGCTACGACGCCTTTCTGGGCTTTCTGCTGATCGCGGCGGCCGTTCCCGTGCTGGCTCTGGTCACCAACAAGCTGGTAGCTCCCAAGTCGAGGGATGGGGAGCGTCGCCTCACCTACGAATCGGGGATGGAGCCGATCGGCGGTGCCTGGATCCAGTTCAACATTCGTTATTACATGTTCGCCCTGGTCTTCGTCATCTTCGACGTCGAGACCGTCTTCCTCTATCCCTGGGCCGTGGCGTTCCATCGCCTGGGCCTGCTGGCCTTCATCGAAGCCCTCATCTTCATTTCGATCCTCGTGGTGGCCCTCGCCTACGCCTGGCGCAAGGGTGCCCTCGAGTGGAGCTGATTCCCAGCCAACCGGAACCCCGACCAGCCGAACGATGACCCTCACTCCGTCCAGTCCAGGAACCAGCGAGGCCCCCTCGATCGAGGCCCTGCGCGATCTGCGTGCCGCCACCTGCAATCCGGTGGGCGCCCCCACGGTCACCTCGGATCTTTCCGAGAACGTGATCCTCACCAGCCTCGACGACCTGCACAACTGGGCCCGGCTCAGCAGCCTCTGGCCCCTGCTCTACGGCACGGCCTGCTGCTTCATCGAGTTCGCGGCCCTGATCGGCTCCCGCTTCGACTTCGACCGTTTCGGCCTTGTGCCCCGCTCCAGCCCGCGCCAGGCGGATCTGCTGATCACGGCCGGCACCGTGACGATGAAGATGGCACCGGCTCTGGTGCGGCTCTATGAGCAGATGCCCGAGCCGAAGTATGTGATCGCCATGGGCGCCTGCACGATCACCGGCGGCATGTTCTCCGCCGACTCCACCACGGCTGTCCGCGGCGTCGACAAGTTGATCCCCGTGGACCTCTACATCCCGGGCTGCCCGCCTCGGCCGGAGGCCATCTTCGATGCGGTGATCAAGCTGCGCAAGAAGGTGGGCAACGAGGCCCTCGCCGAGCGGGGCAATCTGCAGCCCACCCACCGGTACCTCACCATCGAGCACGCCATGAAGCCCGTCGAGCCGATCGTGACGGGTTCCTATCTGCGGGCGGAAACGCAGAAGGCCGCCTTCGCGGCAGGGGCCGGGCTTCCCCTGGCCACCCCGGAACCCGAAGCCCTCGAAGCCACACCCTCTTCCAGCGATGCCTGATCCCACCCCCTCCACCGAGCTCAGCCCCGCTCCGGTCGGCGCGGTCAGCCAGTGGCTGACCGCCCAGGGCTTCGACCACCAGCCCCTGCCCGCCGACCACCTCGGCGTCGAGATCATCGGGGTGGAGCCGATGTTCCTGCCTGTGGTGGCCGCCGCCCTCAAGGCCTGGGGTTTCGATTACCTGCAGTGCCAGGGCGGTTACGACGAAGGTCCTGGCGGACGTCTGGTCAGCTTCTATCACCTGGTGAAGCTGGCGGCGGCGCTGGAGCCGGGTTCATCTCCCGCTCAGCCCCCCGATGAGGTGCGCCTGAAGGTGTTCCTGGAGCGCAGTGGCGACCTGACCATTCCCACCCTCTACGGCCTGTTCCGGGGTGCCGACTGGCAGGAGCGGGAAACCTTCGACATGTTCGGCATCAGCTTCTCGGGCCATCCCCATCCCAAGCGCCTGCTGATGCCCGAGGACTGGAAGGGTTTCCCCCTGCGCAAGGACTACGTGCAGCCCGATTTCTAC from Synechococcus sp. CBW1107 encodes the following:
- a CDS encoding nucleotide sugar dehydrogenase; the encoded protein is MPESLPCHRPVKTVQTICCIGAGYVGGPTMAVIADRCPHIQVTLVDLNAERIAAWNDADLSRLPVYEPGLADVVARCRGRNLHFTTEVDGAIAAADMIFLSVNTPTKRKGLGAGQASDLRWIEASARQVAAQARGHTIVVEKSTLPVRTAETIQVILSAAQDGSEGAAKTFSVLSNPEFLAEGTAISDLENPDRVLIGGDDPNSIDILAEIYSHWVSPERILRTNLWSSELSKLTANAFLAQRISSINAIGALCEATGADVKEVARAIGADSRLGPKFLSAGPGFGGSCFRKDILNLVYLCRHYGLEQAAQYWEQVVDLNSWQQQRIARLVVSRLFGTISGKRLAVLGFAFKADTNDTRESPAISICRDLLEEGAHLAIHDPKVGPDQIARDLGHGPSAPGLGLADEGSWQPASGVLDAVEGADAVIVLTEWRHFAELDWPAISERMRRPAWLFDVRGVTDSEAAQAAGLRVWLVGEG
- a CDS encoding UDP-glucuronic acid decarboxylase family protein, encoding MTPSPLRHLVTGGAGFVGSTLVDRLMEAGEEVICLDNYYTGSKANVARWIGHPHFELIRHDVTEPIRLEVDRIWHLACPASPRHYQSNPIKTAKTSFLGTYNMLGMARRVGARLLLASTSEVYGDPEVHPQPESYRGSVNPIGIRSCYDEGKRIAEALCFDYMRMHGTEIRVARIFNTYGPRMFPDDGRVVSNFIVQALRGQPLTLYGDGSQTRSFCYVDDLVEGLIRLMNGNHTGPINIGNPGEFTIRQLAELVLQRINPELPLTYLPLPQDDPLQRQPVIDLARAELGWEPQVSLEDGLGPTIAHFRSVLGLEKP
- a CDS encoding NAD-dependent epimerase, producing MTVLVTGAAGFVGAAVTEVLLRRGDSVVGLDNLNDYYDPALKRARLSRLQRLPVSDQGSGFRFRELTLEDGSALAELFATERPRAVIHLAAQAGVRYSIENPSAYIQSNLVGFGNILEGCRHHGVEHLVYASSSSVYGGNRRMPFSEQHPVNHPVSLYAATKKANELMAHTYSHLYGLPATGLRFFTVYGPWGRPDMAPMLFAKAILAGEPIRVFNHGRMLRDFTYIDDIVEGVIRCLDKPATPDPSFDPLDPNPATAAAPHRLFNIGNSQPTPLLRFIEVLEDALGVKAIPQFEPMQPGDVAATAADTSALEAWVGFAPHTPLEVGIGHFARWYREYHGV
- a CDS encoding photosystem II reaction center protein J: MSGKKSGLPDGRLPDRLPDGRPAVAWKSRWTEGVLPLWLVATAGGIAVIFVVGLFFYGSYVGVGSA
- a CDS encoding photosystem II reaction center protein L — encoded protein: MQRNPNPNNLPVELNRTSLYLGLLFVFVIGVLFTSYFFN
- the psbF gene encoding cytochrome b559 subunit beta, with protein sequence MTQSPSTTPRNYPIFTVRWLSLHALGIPTVFFLGALAAMQFVRR
- the psbE gene encoding cytochrome b559 subunit alpha yields the protein MAAGSTGERPFFEIITSIRYWVIHAVTLPAIFLAGFLFVSTGLAYDAFGTPRPDAYFQAQEAKAPVVSKRYEGKSQLDLRLQ
- a CDS encoding photosynthesis system II assembly factor Ycf48, coding for MKRLFSSLLGLVLAAGLAFGLGGCVTTGLPVAASSPWQPVALDTRSNPLDLAFTDDRHGFLVGSNRLILETEDGGASWEPRSLALPEDENFRLLSIDFTGKEGWIAGQPGLLLHSTDGGQNWERLLLDTKLPGDPYLITALSPGKAELATTVGAIYRTSDGGGSWQAEVSDAAGAVRDLRRSPDGRYVSVSSLGNFFATWEPGQATWEPHQRISSQRLQSMGFQPDGKLWMVTRGAQLRFNPDAADVEAWSKPVIPITNGYGYLDMAWDPKGAIWAGGGSGTLLVSQDGGSSWQRDPLGGSQPTNFTRIVFEGDDKGFLLGERGSLLRWVG
- a CDS encoding rubredoxin; protein product: MVNGHDGDEERAPDQASGEAPGEPAAVVESDPDTHRYECRSCGFVYDPEEGIRKLAIAPGLPFTELDPVSFRCPVCRSRVGAFRDIGPRSKPSGFEENLNFGLGVNKLTPGQKNVLIFGGFALAFAFFLSLYSLR
- a CDS encoding NAD(P)H-quinone oxidoreductase subunit 3, with product MFVLPGYDAFLGFLLIAAAVPVLALVTNKLVAPKSRDGERRLTYESGMEPIGGAWIQFNIRYYMFALVFVIFDVETVFLYPWAVAFHRLGLLAFIEALIFISILVVALAYAWRKGALEWS
- a CDS encoding NADH dehydrogenase subunit K; translation: MTLTPSSPGTSEAPSIEALRDLRAATCNPVGAPTVTSDLSENVILTSLDDLHNWARLSSLWPLLYGTACCFIEFAALIGSRFDFDRFGLVPRSSPRQADLLITAGTVTMKMAPALVRLYEQMPEPKYVIAMGACTITGGMFSADSTTAVRGVDKLIPVDLYIPGCPPRPEAIFDAVIKLRKKVGNEALAERGNLQPTHRYLTIEHAMKPVEPIVTGSYLRAETQKAAFAAGAGLPLATPEPEALEATPSSSDA
- a CDS encoding NAD(P)H-quinone oxidoreductase subunit J, with translation MPDPTPSTELSPAPVGAVSQWLTAQGFDHQPLPADHLGVEIIGVEPMFLPVVAAALKAWGFDYLQCQGGYDEGPGGRLVSFYHLVKLAAALEPGSSPAQPPDEVRLKVFLERSGDLTIPTLYGLFRGADWQERETFDMFGISFSGHPHPKRLLMPEDWKGFPLRKDYVQPDFYEMQDAY